In the genome of Podospora pseudocomata strain CBS 415.72m chromosome 7, whole genome shotgun sequence, the window GCGCTTGTCTGCGGCGCTCTCTGGGAGGTTGTGTGGCACAGCCTGTTCAAAACTACGAATCCTTACCTAATCCTAAAATGTTGGCTGTGTAAAACACCATCCCTTGTCCCCATGTTTTGGGTGCCACAAGCCAAGCACAGAGGCTTACATTAACGGATAGACGGCATCGTTCGGATTAGCAGTGTGAATGCTTTACGGGGAACGGAATAATTCACAAAAATGACCAAGGTACTCTTGTGCACAGGACTGGTGATAGTTTTGGCACATAGTACAGTCAATTACTGGTACGATGAAGTCTAAATCCTATCAACTGCGGTGCAACAGGCAATCTCCCCTCAGCTTTCCTCTGTGTCCTTTTACGTTGGCATCCAACCAGGCGGCGCAAGCTCAAATCCACTCTCCACAAAACCAGGCGCGACTATCAGGCACAAGTCAGTAACTCTGTTTTGCACCAGAGCCTCCAGATGGTCCTGAGGTCAAGAAAACATGGCCGGACTTACCTGTTGTTCCAACCAAGGTCCATTTGCCTGTACTTCTGGCCCTCTGCCACTCGCCTCtttgcaccaccacctgagGCTTTTCCCCGTTGAAAATCTCCCGGCCAAGCACGACATTCCTGGTCCCCACGCCATCGTTTGTTGACAGTGACAAGGTCAGAGGCGCGCCGGCATAGTAATGCCATACTTCTGCCGCATCGACCTTGTGCCATGCCGACCAACCCACCTTGCCCTCAAGCAGGTAGTAGATGGCAGTGCTAGCCGACCGGTTGGTGGCCGTGCCTGACGTGAATTCATCGCGGAACGTCTCAACAAAGAAGCCTTGCTCTACATTGGGAATCAGGTTTAATGCTTCGATCAGTTCGGCGGCGGACCGGTCATCAATCGACTTTTTGCGTGGGCCCGGA includes:
- a CDS encoding hypothetical protein (EggNog:ENOG503PDTC; COG:S), coding for MFQPKTPNMSHHLTILQALLLSISALAMASLTQNSHGSHAPGPRKKSIDDRSAAELIEALNLIPNVEQGFFVETFRDEFTSGTATNRSASTAIYYLLEGKVGWSAWHKVDAAEVWHYYAGAPLTLSLSTNDGVGTRNVVLGREIFNGEKPQVVVQRGEWQRARSTGKWTLVGTTVAPGFVESGFELAPPGWMPT